The Anopheles coluzzii chromosome 2, AcolN3, whole genome shotgun sequence genome window below encodes:
- the LOC120950042 gene encoding trichohyalin has protein sequence MPLSIKCPCFWKRMGEIYILLLFPPPLSPLQSHNRARMATVVWSVSIGNLFIEPNRYRRIVSGLDSTRGSPAPGSRHSIRHGRSGDKRSRMIKELYQQTEPKSHRPSYANKAVLLSSAKWEQMWKKVVSPAEKETEVLCQQEREFREYLRNGSKKMTSTWENTVQNIRDKKEAERLRRDKAKVEEDQRHYRELKAADEIKRRELIQKAEDLIQKDKVGPRVLESAAKFCEVLKGREMQRQFRLEQEQLQQMRKQSVDTQTLSQANHWLKSHGDRLLEDRQRFDNYKRELKETMIRNQQLQRQRKQELIAEEQQSLEVIEGEMRRQQEQDRAALEASKEMRRKNALEAIRMAEDRRTRLRRESEIEDALLQIYCEGQQNIASFKQAIHVNKHRLRDNSHQLVDALERQRAALAQEERNQARAAEEKDRIASIKEREQTEQQRQLRAARMQAHLDEIEWQRQREAEEAVLTRREYEERLRNIDVTFGFDRHKVADKTVKTYAQRKLLLGQMVEKEVRERREADTAAELRYAKEHADKENRHFLQYAQDLISDAKVKGRPILPLLKTVQSYKREHYHDFKEADVLPQHLLSRVPIHNKLMEQGLLDALPARQKALVLPKRNAPKALEALVKDEPKEGSDKGGSSTPSGDDPKQVV, from the exons ATGCCTCTGTCTATCAAGTGTCCCTGTTTTTGGAAGAGGATGGGGgagatatatatattattGCTCTTTCCGCCGCCGCTTTCACCCCTCCAGAGCCATAACAGAGCCCGCATGGCAACGGTGGTGTGGTCGGTGTCCATTGGTAACCTGTTTATCGAGCCAAATCGGTATCGGCGCATCGTTTCGGGGCTCGACAGCACTCGAGGCTCTCCAGCACCAGGGTCTCGGCACAGTATACGCCACGGACGGAGCGGTGACAAGCGGTCCAGAATGATAAAGGAGCTGTACCAGCAGACGGAACCGAAGTCACACCGGCCGAGCTACGCCAACAAGGCGGTCCTGCTGAGCAGTGCCAAGTGGGAGCAGATGTGGAAGAAGGTGGTCAGCCCGGCGGAGAAGGAAACGGAGGTGCTGTGCCAGCAGGAGCGCGAGTTCCGCGAGTACCTCAGGAACGGGTCGAAGAAGATGACCAGCACGTGGGAGAACACGGTGCAGAACATACGGGACAAGAAGGAGGCGGAGCGGTTGCGCCGCGACAAGGCGAAGGTGGAGGAAG ACCAACGACACTACCGTGAGCTGAAAGCGGCGGACGAGATCAAGCGCCGGGAGCTGATACAAAAGGCGGAGGATCTCATCCAGAAGGACAAGGTGGGCCCGCGGGTGCTGGAGAGTGCGGCCAAGTTCTGCGAGGTGCTGAAGGGCCGGGAGATGCAGCGCCAGTTCCGGCTGGAGCAGGAGCAGCTCCAGCAGATGCGCAAGCAGTCGGTCGACACGCAAACGCTGTCGCAGGCGAACCACTGGCTGAAGTCGCACGGCGACCGGCTGCTCGAGGATCGGCAGCGGTTCGACAACTACAAGCGCGAGCTGAAGGAAACGATGATCCGcaaccagcagctgcagcgccAGCGCAAGCAGGAGCTGATCGCGGAGGAGCAGCAAAGCCTGGAGGTGATTGAGGGCGAGATGCGCcggcagcaggagcaggacCGGGCGGCCCTGGAGGCGAGCAAGGAGATGCGGCGCAAGAATGCGCTGGAAGCGATCCGGATGGCGGAGGACAGGCGCACCCGGTTGCGCCGCGAGTCGGAGATAGAGGACGCGCTGCTGCAGATCTACTGCGAGGGGCAGCAGAACATTGCCAGCTTCAAGCAGGCGATACACGTGAACAAGCACCGGTTGCGGGACAACTCGCACCAGCTGGTGGACGCGCTCGAGCGGCAGCGGGCGGCCCTCGCGCAGGAGGAGCGCAACCAGGCCCGGGCGGCCGAGGAGAAGGACCGCATCGCGTCGATCAAGGAGCGGGAGCAGACggagcagcagcgccagctgCGGGCGGCCCGCATGCAGGCCCACCTGGACGAGATCGagtggcagcggcagcgggAGGCGGAGGAGGCGGTGCTGACGCGCCGCGAGTACGAGGAGCGGCTGCGCAACATCGACGTCACGTTCGGGTTCGACCGGCACAAGGTGGCGGACAAGACGGTGAAAACGTACGCCCAGCGCAAGCTGCTGCTCGGCCAGATGGTGGAGAAGGAGGTGCGCGAGCGGCGCGAGGCGGACACGGCGGCCGAGCTGCGGTACGCGAAGGAGCACGCGGACAAGGAGAACCGCCACTTCCTGCAGTACGCGCAGGATCTGATCAGCGACGCGAAGGTGAAGGGCCGGCCGATCCTCCCGCTGCTCAAGACGGTGCAGAGCTACAAGCGCGAGCACTATCACGACTTTAAGGAGGCGGACGTGCTGCCTCAGCATCTGCTGTCCCGCGTGCCCATCCACAACAAGCTGATGGAGCAGGGGCTGCTGGACGCGCTGCCGGCCCGGCAGAAGGCGCTCGTGCTGCCGAAGCGCAATGCACCGAAGGCGCTGGAAGCGCTCGTGAAGGACGAACCAAAGGAGGGCAGTGACAAGGGCGGTTCCAGTACGCCGTCGGGCGACGACCCGAAGCAAGTTGTCTGA
- the LOC120950725 gene encoding myosin light chain alkali isoform X2, with product MANDLKDVEIEKAQFVFSVYDWEGSGQMDAMDLGNALRALNLNPTIELIGKMGGTQKRGEKKIKFEEFLPIFSQVKKEKEQGCFEDFLECLKLYDKNEDGTMLLAELTHSLTALGERLDDVELDNVMKDCMDPEDDDGNIPYAPFLQRLCDHKP from the exons ATG GCCAACGATCTGAAGGATGTTGAAATTGAGA AGGCGCAGTTCGTCTTCTCCGTCTACGATTGGGAAGGTTCCGGCCAGATGGATGCCATGGATCTTGGCAACGCTCTTCGCGCCCTGAACCTGAACCCAACCATCGAGCTGATCGGCAAGATGGGCGGCACCCAGAAGCGCGGTGAGAAGAAGATCAAGTTCGAGGAATTCCTGCCAATCTTCTCGCAGGTCAAGAAGGAGAAGGAACAGGGCTGCTTCGAGGACTTCCTGGAGTGTCTGAAGCTGTACGACAAGAATGAGGATGGCACCATGCTGCTCGCAGAACTGACCCACAGCTTAACGGCTCTCG GTGAGCGACTGGATGATGTGGAGCTGGACAACGTCATGAAGGACTGCATGGACCCGGAGGATGATGACGGCAACATCCCATACGCAC CATTTCTTCAGAGATTGTGTGACCACAAGCCTTAA
- the LOC120950725 gene encoding myosin light chain alkali isoform X1 has product MANDLKDVEIEKAQFVFSVYDWEGSGQMDAMDLGNALRALNLNPTIELIGKMGGTQKRGEKKIKFEEFLPIFSQVKKEKEQGCFEDFLECLKLYDKNEDGTMLLAELTHSLTALGERLDDVELDNVMKDCMDPEDDDGNIPYAPFLKKMMDNMVVIDHVK; this is encoded by the exons ATG GCCAACGATCTGAAGGATGTTGAAATTGAGA AGGCGCAGTTCGTCTTCTCCGTCTACGATTGGGAAGGTTCCGGCCAGATGGATGCCATGGATCTTGGCAACGCTCTTCGCGCCCTGAACCTGAACCCAACCATCGAGCTGATCGGCAAGATGGGCGGCACCCAGAAGCGCGGTGAGAAGAAGATCAAGTTCGAGGAATTCCTGCCAATCTTCTCGCAGGTCAAGAAGGAGAAGGAACAGGGCTGCTTCGAGGACTTCCTGGAGTGTCTGAAGCTGTACGACAAGAATGAGGATGGCACCATGCTGCTCGCAGAACTGACCCACAGCTTAACGGCTCTCG GTGAGCGACTGGATGATGTGGAGCTGGACAACGTCATGAAGGACTGCATGGACCCGGAGGATGATGACGGCAACATCCCATACGCAC CGTTCCTCAAGAAGATGATGGACAACATGGTCGTCATTGACCACGTCAAGTAA